The following are encoded in a window of Arthrobacter woluwensis genomic DNA:
- a CDS encoding PrpF domain-containing protein — protein MKIEAEWMRGGTSKCWVFESAQLGAASAGPDVLLPRLFGSPDSRQIDGVGGATSTTSKAVILDRPTGGDVDVEFTFAQVGIEEATVDWGSNCGNCSAVVGLYAIEKGWVVPTGDVTRIVTRNTNTGQIIVQEVSTPSGALPIVPQAEMPGVPFPGYRVGLGFRDPAGKTTGALLPTGSPVDTLTAAGASWTVSMVDAGAPLVILRAEDLGLDPELHEDWSDAVVPHLAVLDAIRREAAVRMGMARTPEEAARAVPKLAVVAPPASSDADSDLSVLMLSMGKPHPALAITGSIALTLAARTPGTLPSVAVRATPGATLRLRTPAGVIDTWSEERNGSPLIGVDRTARTIASTVIHLPEVLGSAVDASFAGATQ, from the coding sequence ATGAAGATCGAAGCAGAGTGGATGCGCGGAGGCACCAGCAAATGCTGGGTCTTCGAGAGCGCGCAGCTCGGAGCGGCTTCCGCCGGACCGGATGTGCTGCTTCCACGCCTGTTCGGCAGCCCGGACAGCCGCCAGATCGACGGCGTCGGCGGCGCCACCTCGACCACCAGCAAGGCCGTCATCCTGGATCGCCCGACCGGCGGGGACGTGGACGTCGAGTTCACGTTCGCCCAGGTAGGGATCGAGGAGGCCACCGTCGACTGGGGCAGCAACTGCGGCAACTGCTCCGCCGTCGTCGGGCTGTACGCCATCGAAAAGGGCTGGGTGGTGCCCACCGGGGACGTCACCCGCATCGTCACCCGCAACACCAACACCGGGCAGATCATCGTCCAGGAGGTGTCCACCCCGTCCGGCGCGCTCCCGATCGTCCCGCAGGCCGAGATGCCCGGCGTCCCGTTCCCGGGCTACCGGGTGGGCCTCGGCTTCCGCGACCCCGCCGGCAAGACGACCGGCGCGCTGCTGCCGACCGGGTCCCCCGTGGACACCCTGACGGCGGCCGGCGCCTCCTGGACCGTCTCGATGGTCGACGCCGGCGCACCGCTCGTGATCCTCCGCGCCGAGGACCTCGGTCTGGACCCGGAGCTCCACGAGGACTGGAGCGACGCGGTCGTCCCGCACCTGGCCGTCCTGGACGCCATCCGGCGCGAAGCCGCGGTGCGCATGGGCATGGCCCGCACCCCGGAGGAGGCGGCGAGGGCGGTGCCCAAGCTCGCCGTCGTCGCGCCCCCTGCGTCCTCCGACGCGGACAGCGACCTCAGCGTCCTGATGCTGTCGATGGGCAAGCCCCACCCGGCTCTGGCCATCACCGGCAGCATCGCCCTGACTCTCGCCGCGCGGACACCCGGCACCCTGCCGTCCGTCGCGGTCCGCGCGACCCCCGGCGCCACCCTCCGGCTGCGCACGCCCGCCGGGGTCATCGACACCTGGTCCGAGGAACGGAACGGCTCGCCGCTCATCGGCGTCGACCGGACCGCCCGCACCATCGCCAGCACCGTCATCCACCTTCCGGAGGTCCTCGGCAGCGCCGTCGACGCCTCCTTCGCCGGCGCCACTCAATGA
- a CDS encoding LysR family transcriptional regulator, giving the protein MLNDDFQELFDIRRLALLVEVVEQGSVTAAAEAMMYTPSAVSQQLRKLEQEVGQPLLTRRSRGVVPTEAGQLLAGHARKIVAQMQAAQADLAELAGLKRGSLTIGTFPTLAGSFLPVVLRTFKKRNPAISLSVRSARFDELLKGLHSGAMGLCLLWDYPWNRFEDDSIRITEVFDESTVLLVSRSHPLADRDVISMEELRKESWIVRAESHPVVEVLQRSAHDAGFEPAIGFLANDYQEAQAMVSVGMGVAMVPKTAVALQHPDVKVISLGPGAPSRRVFLAQRQDKVYAPAEVAFHSTLLEVARERAADYR; this is encoded by the coding sequence ATGCTGAACGATGACTTTCAGGAATTGTTCGATATCCGCCGCCTGGCGCTCCTGGTGGAGGTGGTCGAGCAGGGATCGGTGACCGCCGCGGCCGAGGCCATGATGTACACGCCCTCCGCCGTGTCACAGCAATTGCGAAAGCTGGAACAGGAGGTGGGGCAGCCTCTCCTGACCAGGAGATCCCGTGGCGTGGTGCCGACGGAGGCCGGCCAGCTCCTGGCGGGCCACGCGCGGAAGATCGTCGCCCAGATGCAGGCGGCGCAGGCGGATCTGGCCGAGCTCGCCGGCCTGAAGCGGGGTTCGTTGACCATCGGCACCTTTCCCACGCTCGCGGGGTCCTTCCTGCCGGTGGTCCTCCGGACGTTCAAGAAGCGGAATCCGGCCATCAGTCTGTCCGTGCGCAGCGCGCGTTTCGACGAACTGCTCAAGGGGCTGCACTCCGGGGCCATGGGGCTGTGCCTGCTCTGGGACTACCCGTGGAACCGGTTCGAGGACGATTCGATCCGGATCACCGAGGTCTTCGACGAAAGCACGGTGCTCCTCGTCTCCCGCAGCCACCCGCTCGCCGACCGGGACGTCATCTCGATGGAGGAGCTGCGAAAGGAGTCCTGGATCGTCCGCGCCGAATCGCATCCGGTGGTGGAGGTCCTCCAGCGTTCGGCCCACGATGCCGGGTTCGAACCTGCGATCGGGTTCCTGGCGAACGACTATCAGGAGGCTCAGGCGATGGTCAGCGTCGGGATGGGTGTGGCGATGGTGCCGAAGACCGCCGTCGCGCTCCAGCACCCGGATGTCAAGGTGATCAGCCTGGGACCGGGGGCCCCGTCCCGCCGCGTGTTCCTGGCGCAGCGTCAGGACAAGGTCTACGCGCCGGCCGAGGTCGCCTTCCACTCGACACTCCTCGAGGTCGCCCGGGAACGGGCCGCGGACTACCGGTAG